A window from Neodiprion fabricii isolate iyNeoFabr1 chromosome 2, iyNeoFabr1.1, whole genome shotgun sequence encodes these proteins:
- the LOC124175351 gene encoding RING finger and SPRY domain-containing protein 1-like, with amino-acid sequence MGNCLCKDTQDELEPYSNRNHNAQIGNTVIPIANDTVAAGDAATASPTFRFPTSANVDRLVLETLGVIGTLVDNEQEPPPAMLKLHAIADKEDGWIQVVSSMVNVIPMSDPLGPSVITLLLDDCPLPSKDSVLRLSQMFQLSQKFGNKVQTTATQQRNICVVLGCIADKLAGPSSIAILSDATLGYLVSNLRKDVDPYVVLFSLIGLEKFAQTSENKITIKKRLLAEKGNPLLELEKWVDSSHYIQRQVGFCARWCLDNLFLMEGRKYSHDTVDTTGINVMLNTKDVSEYLKISPNGLEARCDAYSFESVRCTHQVHSGIWYYETLIITPGVMQIGWATKDSTFLNHEGYGIGDDEFSLAYDGCRRLIWHNARSEAQHDRPCWKAGDIVGCLLDLVKMEIIFSINGFPLKPCTQVFKTARSGFFAAASFMSFQQCLFNFGNVSFKFPPTDRKYQKFNDHANLTAEDKVVLPRHIYLDQLRKLSVREDSCTLCFDQKATVRLLPCDHRGFCQTCSRQLIECPMCRATIKEVVPDNT; translated from the exons ATGGGTAACTGCCTATGCAAGGATACTCAGGACGAGTTGGAACCTTACAGCAATCGTAATCACAATGCGCAAATTGGAAACACCGTCATACCAATTGCCAACGACACAGTCGCCGCCGGTGACGCAGCAACCGCTTCTCCCACGTTCAGGTTCCCAACATCTGCAAACGTTGACAGATTGGTGCTCGAGACCCTAGGAGTCATCGGAACACTCGTCGACAA CGAGCAAGAACCCCCTCCGGCGATGCTGAAGCTCCACGCCATTGCAGACAAGGAAGATGGGTGGATTCAGGTCGTTAGTTCCATGGTGAACGTCATACCGATGAGCGATCCACTGGGACCCTCGGTGATTACTTTGCTACTGGACGACTGTCCTCTGCCTTCAAAG GACTCAGTGTTGAGATTGTCGCAAATGTTTCAACTGTCTCAGAAGTTTGGAAACAAAGTTCAAACTACCGCAACGCAACAGCGCAATATTTGCGTTGTGCTTGGCTGTATAGCAGACAAATTAGCAGGACCAAGTAGTATAGCAATATTATCGGACGCCACCTTAGGCTACCTCGTGTCAAATTTG AGAAAAGATGTCGACCCCTACGTAGTGCTTTTTTCGTTAATtggattagaaaaatttgcCCAAACTA gtgaaaataaaataacgataaagAAAAGATTGCTAGCTGAGAAAGGAAATCCGTTGTTAGAGCTTGAAAAATGGGTCGATTCATCCCATTATATACAACGGCAAGTGGGCTTCTGCGCTCGTTGGTGCTTGGATAATCTAT TTTTAATGGAGGGCAGAAAGTACTCCCACGACACGGTTGACACCACAGGTATAAACGTGATGTTGAACACGAAGGATGTAAGCGAGTACTTGAAGATTTCCCCAAACGGTTTGGAG GCACGCTGCGATGCGTACTCTTTCGAGAGTGTCCGATGCACCCATCAAGTCCACTCTGGCATTTGGTACTATGAAACTTTGATCATTACACCAGGTGTTATGCAGATCGGATGGGCTACAAAGGACAGCACGTTTCTTAACCAT GAAGGATACGGTATAGGCGACGACGAATTTTCTTTAGCCTATGACGGTTGTCGGAGATTAATTTGGCACAATGCTAGGAGCGAGGCGCAGCATGACAGGCCATGCTGGAAAGCTGGTGACATTGTAGGCTGTTTGTTGGACTTGGTCAAGatggagattattttttcaataaacggCTTCCCTCTCAAGCCCTGTACTCAAGTTTTTAAAACAGCAAG GTCTGGATTTTTTGCCGCGGCTAGCTTTATGTCGTTCCAACAGTGCCTGTTCAACTTTGGCAATGTATCCTTCAAGTTTCCACCAACAGacagaaaatatcaaaaatttaatgatcATGCAAACTTGACTGCCGAGGACAAAGTCGTTTTACCTCGTCATATTTATTTGGATCAGCTAAGGAAATTAAGCGTGAGAGAAGACTCGTGCACTTTGTGCTTTGATCAAAAAGCCACTGTAAGGTTGCTGCCCTGTGATCATAG GGGATTCTGCCAAACGTGTTCGAGACAGTTGATCGAGTGTCCGATGTGTAGAGCAACGATAAAAGAGGTTGTTCCTGACAACACATGA
- the LOC124175359 gene encoding uncharacterized protein LOC124175359, translated as MLTLMDLNGPAIADGLENEYRMNFEHIRVKRGSGDSTDSNDKSVHREDFGTNEPLRRDTAVRSIGKNEVDHEIPVSRSYRKADVESAKGFGGSAGFLESFTKLGNPLKSGTSLNGHSKRRERRSVAASGGRRVRRGGPRRKGKHRKKSKKKQKKLRKKPEKRSNSAPGGRKRGGTSGLVADGLQVESHVEKRDSGEARSERDVRKREVDGEDTVDGKEALRVERDEVSDDGGKVSNRTLNLCRLGGGEEAKYYNEVREFDEAEREIRASRSDSLEKIGKEKAARSVEQIKELVDKLIGKVGELERNLQIGEGGKKRRVDTGLQGNFTTAGFRSLDEAAGLKNLTKDRGDSAARDEEKITDAIRSKLDVQLALSDAREKSRGEIYNTREGKRSTGILGRSEGVEMGRDKRKSYRKWDRWTEWSSCSVTCGKGRQIRWRHCVHECTTAETEMEEKSCQLPSCGPGKFLGIF; from the coding sequence ATGCTAACGTTGATGGATTTGAATGGACCGGCTATCGCAGACGGCCTGGAGAATGAATACCGAATGAATTTCGAGCACATCCGGGTTAAACGAGGATCCGGCGATTCTACAGATTCCAACGACAAATCGGTTCACCGAGAAGATTTTGGCACCAACGAACCTCTTCGTCGGGACACGGCTGTCCGGTCTATCGGAAAGAATGAAGTTGATCACGAAATTCCAGTCTCAAGATCGTACCGGAAGGCCGATGTAGAAAGTGCGAAAGGATTCGGCGGCAGTGCCGGGTTCCTTGAGTCATTTACGAAACTTGGGAATCCCTTGAAATCCGGGACGAGTTTAAACGGACACTCGAAACGGCGGGAAAGAAGATCCGTTGCCGCTTCTGGGGGCCGGAGAGTCAGGAGAGGGGGGCCGCGTCGAAAGGGAAAGCACCGGAAGAAGTCTAAAAAGAAGCAAAAGAAGCTCAGGAAGAAACCAGAGAAACGGAGCAACTCTGCTCCCGGAGGCCGTAAGAGAGGTGGAACTTCCGGTCTGGTTGCTGACGGACTGCAAGTCGAGTCGCACGTGGAGAAGAGAGATTCGGGCGAGGCTAGGTCGGAGAGAGACGTGAGAAAGAGGGAAGTGGACGGGGAGGATACCGTCGATGGGAAGGAAGCCTTGCGAGTTGAACGGGACGAGGTGAGCGACGATGGAGGGAAAGTTTCAAACCGTACGTTAAACTTATGTCGGTTAGGTGGCGGCGAAGAGGCGAAATATTACAACGAGGTTCGCGAGTTCGATGAAGCGGAGCGTGAAATCCGCGCGTCGAGGTCCGATTCGTTGGAAAAAATCGGGAAGGAAAAAGCGGCGAGGTCCGTCGAGCAGATCAAGGAACTGGTCGACAAGCTGATCGGAAAAGTTGGGGAGCTGGAGAGGAACCTGCAAATCGGGGAAGGAGGTAAGAAGAGGAGGGTCGATACCGGTTTGCAGGGGAATTTTACGACAGCGGGATTTCGGAGTCTCGACGAAGCTGcggggttgaaaaatttgactaaAGACCGCGGTGATTCGGCGGCACGTGACGAGGAGAAAATCACGGACGCAATCCGGTCTAAATTAGACGTTCAACTAGCGCTGAGCGATGCGCGGGAAAAAAGTCGAGGGGAAATTTATAATACTAGGGAAGGAAAAAGATCGACTGGAATACTTGGCCGAAGTGAGGGTGTGGAAATGGGCAGAGATAAACGTAAGTCGTACAGGAAATGGGACAGATGGACGGAGTGGAGCAGCTGCAGCGTAACCTGCGGAAAAGGAAGACAAATTCGGTGGAGACACTGCGTTCACGAATGCACGACGGCGGAGACTGAAATGGAAGAGAAATCGTGCCAGCTACCTTCCTGCGGTCCGGGGAAATTCTTGGGAATATTTTGA
- the LOC124175354 gene encoding tyrosine-protein phosphatase non-receptor type 2 isoform X4, whose protein sequence is MTSETSGTSNVETEYLEINSKEAWPVLYQHTRSNNLLPTSVQQSSLSDWSHIRNECGNYAYTCNESKKPQNRIFNRYRDVAPYDHSRIILKKGPCDYINANLVRMDRAHRQYILTQGPLANTSGHFWLMVWEQNSKAVLMLNKVIEKNLVKCHQYWPLEGSSNHIMMFPDVGLKVEYLSKTDASHYTTRILRLTDVESKESREILHFHYTMWPDFGVPQSPTAFLQFLADVRQSGALDQNVGPPVIHCSAGIGRSGTFCLVDSCLVLIEENGLNSVNVRDVLLEMRRYRMGLIQTPDQLRFSYEAIIEGAKQLPSNNVNINTNEVRNNSYNPVEAICNSLIEEVEEDDEEDEEDDTPPQPPPRGESLMKSEWIPSPTSDNADISSPPDKPLPCEPPSYTEPSTSPPPANPALVANNLHDQNSDNVALPGELHNDGENSFKASSPPSSPDTKNELRQRNLAKKEKLAAQVREMKRRQKETEEWQQLKRSKQSDTVELTESVHEEAESSN, encoded by the exons ATGACCAGTGAAACGAGTGGGACGAGCAACGTAGAGACGGAATATCTGGAGATCAACTCGAAAGAGGCCTGGCCAGTTCTCTATCAG CACACACGTAGCAACAATCTCCTACCTACATCCGTACAACAAAGCTCCTTGTCTGACTGGTCG CATATTCGCAACGAATGCGGGAACTATGCCTACACCTGTAACGAGTCGAAGAAACCACAAAACAGAATATTCAACCGATACAGAGATGTCGCGCCTTATGACCATAGTAGGATTATTCTCAAAAAAGGTCCTTGCGACTACATCAATGCTAACCTCGTGCGG ATGGATCGTGCGCATAGGCAATACATTCTGACCCAAGGTCCCTTGGCCAACACGTCAGGACACTTCTGGCTAATGGTATGGGAACAAAATTCAAAGGCTGTACTCATGCTAAACAAGGTTATTGAGAAGAATCTAGTTAAATGTCATCAGTATTGGCCTTTGGAAGGATCTTCTAACCACATAATGATGTTCCCAGACGTTGGACTTAAAGTAGAATATCTTAGCAAAACTGACGCGTCGCATTACACGACCAGAATATTGAG ACTGACAGATGTGGAATCAAAGGAAAGTAGAGAAATTTTGCATTTCCACTATACAATGTGGCCAGATTTTGGCGTTCCTCAAAGCCCTACGGCCTTTTTACAATTCCTTGCTGACGTCAGGCAGTCTGGTGCTCTGGACCAAAACGTTGGCCCCCCTGTGATTCATTGCTCTGCAGGGATTGGGAGGTCCGGAACATTCTGTTTGGTTGACTCTTGCTTGGTATTG ATAGAAGAAAATGGTCTGAACTCTGTCAACGTTCGAGATGTTCTGCTAGAGATGAGACGGTATAGAATGGGCCTTATCCAAACCCCAGATCAATTGCGCTTCTCTTACGAGGCGATAATAGAAGGAGCTAAGCAGCTGCCGTCCAACAACGTG AATATCAACACTAATGAGGTACGAAATAACTCATATAACCCAGTGGAGGCAATCTGTAATTCTCTAATCGAAGAGGTGGAAGAGGACGATGAGGAAGATGAGGAAGACGATACGCCTCCACAGCCTCCACCGAGAGGAGAGTCACTGATGAAGTCGGAATGGATACCCAGTCCGACTAGTGACAATG CAGATATCAGCAGCCCACCAGACAAACCGCTGCCGTGCGAACCTCCGAGCTACACAGAGCCCAGCACGAGCCCTCCACCAGCAAACCCTGCTCTTGTCGCAAACAATTTGCACGATCAGAATAGCGACAACGTCGCTCTACCAGGGGAACTACATAATGATGGAGAAAATTCCTTTAAAGCCTCCAGCCCACCATCCAGTCCAGATac AAAGAACGAGTTGCGGCAGCGTAATTTGGCAAAGAAGGAGAAATTGGCCGCTCAGGTACGAGAGATGAAGCGACGGCAGAAGGAAACCGAAGAATGGCAGCAACTCAAGAG ATCAAAACAAAGCGATACCGTCGAACTGACAGAGAGCGTACACGAGGAAGCAGAATCTTCAAACTAA
- the LOC124175354 gene encoding tyrosine-protein phosphatase non-receptor type 2 isoform X2 — MTSETSGTSNVETEYLEINSKEAWPVLYQHTRSNNLLPTSVQQSSLSDWSHIRNECGNYAYTCNESKKPQNRIFNRYRDVAPYDHSRIILKKGPCDYINANLVRMDRAHRQYILTQGPLANTSGHFWLMVWEQNSKAVLMLNKVIEKNLVKCHQYWPLEGSSNHIMMFPDVGLKVEYLSKTDASHYTTRILRLTDVESKESREILHFHYTMWPDFGVPQSPTAFLQFLADVRQSGALDQNVGPPVIHCSAGIGRSGTFCLVDSCLVLIEENGLNSVNVRDVLLEMRRYRMGLIQTPDQLRFSYEAIIEGAKQLPSNNVNINTNEVRNNSYNPVEAICNSLIEEVEEDDEEDEEDDTPPQPPPRGESLMKSEWIPSPTSDNDISSPPDKPLPCEPPSYTEPSTSPPPANPALVANNLHDQNSDNVALPGELHNDGENSFKASSPPSSPDTKNELRQRNLAKKEKLAAQVREMKRRQKETEEWQQLKRSLFKPLSIGIGAAIVGGGVIAFCGYLYLRG, encoded by the exons ATGACCAGTGAAACGAGTGGGACGAGCAACGTAGAGACGGAATATCTGGAGATCAACTCGAAAGAGGCCTGGCCAGTTCTCTATCAG CACACACGTAGCAACAATCTCCTACCTACATCCGTACAACAAAGCTCCTTGTCTGACTGGTCG CATATTCGCAACGAATGCGGGAACTATGCCTACACCTGTAACGAGTCGAAGAAACCACAAAACAGAATATTCAACCGATACAGAGATGTCGCGCCTTATGACCATAGTAGGATTATTCTCAAAAAAGGTCCTTGCGACTACATCAATGCTAACCTCGTGCGG ATGGATCGTGCGCATAGGCAATACATTCTGACCCAAGGTCCCTTGGCCAACACGTCAGGACACTTCTGGCTAATGGTATGGGAACAAAATTCAAAGGCTGTACTCATGCTAAACAAGGTTATTGAGAAGAATCTAGTTAAATGTCATCAGTATTGGCCTTTGGAAGGATCTTCTAACCACATAATGATGTTCCCAGACGTTGGACTTAAAGTAGAATATCTTAGCAAAACTGACGCGTCGCATTACACGACCAGAATATTGAG ACTGACAGATGTGGAATCAAAGGAAAGTAGAGAAATTTTGCATTTCCACTATACAATGTGGCCAGATTTTGGCGTTCCTCAAAGCCCTACGGCCTTTTTACAATTCCTTGCTGACGTCAGGCAGTCTGGTGCTCTGGACCAAAACGTTGGCCCCCCTGTGATTCATTGCTCTGCAGGGATTGGGAGGTCCGGAACATTCTGTTTGGTTGACTCTTGCTTGGTATTG ATAGAAGAAAATGGTCTGAACTCTGTCAACGTTCGAGATGTTCTGCTAGAGATGAGACGGTATAGAATGGGCCTTATCCAAACCCCAGATCAATTGCGCTTCTCTTACGAGGCGATAATAGAAGGAGCTAAGCAGCTGCCGTCCAACAACGTG AATATCAACACTAATGAGGTACGAAATAACTCATATAACCCAGTGGAGGCAATCTGTAATTCTCTAATCGAAGAGGTGGAAGAGGACGATGAGGAAGATGAGGAAGACGATACGCCTCCACAGCCTCCACCGAGAGGAGAGTCACTGATGAAGTCGGAATGGATACCCAGTCCGACTAGTGACAATG ATATCAGCAGCCCACCAGACAAACCGCTGCCGTGCGAACCTCCGAGCTACACAGAGCCCAGCACGAGCCCTCCACCAGCAAACCCTGCTCTTGTCGCAAACAATTTGCACGATCAGAATAGCGACAACGTCGCTCTACCAGGGGAACTACATAATGATGGAGAAAATTCCTTTAAAGCCTCCAGCCCACCATCCAGTCCAGATac AAAGAACGAGTTGCGGCAGCGTAATTTGGCAAAGAAGGAGAAATTGGCCGCTCAGGTACGAGAGATGAAGCGACGGCAGAAGGAAACCGAAGAATGGCAGCAACTCAAGAGGTCATTATTTAAGCCCCTTTCAATAGGTATAGGTGCTGCGATTGTCGGTGGGGGTGTTATCGCATTTTGTGGTTACTTATACCTTCGCGGATAG
- the LOC124175354 gene encoding tyrosine-protein phosphatase non-receptor type 2 isoform X1, which produces MTSETSGTSNVETEYLEINSKEAWPVLYQHTRSNNLLPTSVQQSSLSDWSHIRNECGNYAYTCNESKKPQNRIFNRYRDVAPYDHSRIILKKGPCDYINANLVRMDRAHRQYILTQGPLANTSGHFWLMVWEQNSKAVLMLNKVIEKNLVKCHQYWPLEGSSNHIMMFPDVGLKVEYLSKTDASHYTTRILRLTDVESKESREILHFHYTMWPDFGVPQSPTAFLQFLADVRQSGALDQNVGPPVIHCSAGIGRSGTFCLVDSCLVLIEENGLNSVNVRDVLLEMRRYRMGLIQTPDQLRFSYEAIIEGAKQLPSNNVNINTNEVRNNSYNPVEAICNSLIEEVEEDDEEDEEDDTPPQPPPRGESLMKSEWIPSPTSDNADISSPPDKPLPCEPPSYTEPSTSPPPANPALVANNLHDQNSDNVALPGELHNDGENSFKASSPPSSPDTKNELRQRNLAKKEKLAAQVREMKRRQKETEEWQQLKRSLFKPLSIGIGAAIVGGGVIAFCGYLYLRG; this is translated from the exons ATGACCAGTGAAACGAGTGGGACGAGCAACGTAGAGACGGAATATCTGGAGATCAACTCGAAAGAGGCCTGGCCAGTTCTCTATCAG CACACACGTAGCAACAATCTCCTACCTACATCCGTACAACAAAGCTCCTTGTCTGACTGGTCG CATATTCGCAACGAATGCGGGAACTATGCCTACACCTGTAACGAGTCGAAGAAACCACAAAACAGAATATTCAACCGATACAGAGATGTCGCGCCTTATGACCATAGTAGGATTATTCTCAAAAAAGGTCCTTGCGACTACATCAATGCTAACCTCGTGCGG ATGGATCGTGCGCATAGGCAATACATTCTGACCCAAGGTCCCTTGGCCAACACGTCAGGACACTTCTGGCTAATGGTATGGGAACAAAATTCAAAGGCTGTACTCATGCTAAACAAGGTTATTGAGAAGAATCTAGTTAAATGTCATCAGTATTGGCCTTTGGAAGGATCTTCTAACCACATAATGATGTTCCCAGACGTTGGACTTAAAGTAGAATATCTTAGCAAAACTGACGCGTCGCATTACACGACCAGAATATTGAG ACTGACAGATGTGGAATCAAAGGAAAGTAGAGAAATTTTGCATTTCCACTATACAATGTGGCCAGATTTTGGCGTTCCTCAAAGCCCTACGGCCTTTTTACAATTCCTTGCTGACGTCAGGCAGTCTGGTGCTCTGGACCAAAACGTTGGCCCCCCTGTGATTCATTGCTCTGCAGGGATTGGGAGGTCCGGAACATTCTGTTTGGTTGACTCTTGCTTGGTATTG ATAGAAGAAAATGGTCTGAACTCTGTCAACGTTCGAGATGTTCTGCTAGAGATGAGACGGTATAGAATGGGCCTTATCCAAACCCCAGATCAATTGCGCTTCTCTTACGAGGCGATAATAGAAGGAGCTAAGCAGCTGCCGTCCAACAACGTG AATATCAACACTAATGAGGTACGAAATAACTCATATAACCCAGTGGAGGCAATCTGTAATTCTCTAATCGAAGAGGTGGAAGAGGACGATGAGGAAGATGAGGAAGACGATACGCCTCCACAGCCTCCACCGAGAGGAGAGTCACTGATGAAGTCGGAATGGATACCCAGTCCGACTAGTGACAATG CAGATATCAGCAGCCCACCAGACAAACCGCTGCCGTGCGAACCTCCGAGCTACACAGAGCCCAGCACGAGCCCTCCACCAGCAAACCCTGCTCTTGTCGCAAACAATTTGCACGATCAGAATAGCGACAACGTCGCTCTACCAGGGGAACTACATAATGATGGAGAAAATTCCTTTAAAGCCTCCAGCCCACCATCCAGTCCAGATac AAAGAACGAGTTGCGGCAGCGTAATTTGGCAAAGAAGGAGAAATTGGCCGCTCAGGTACGAGAGATGAAGCGACGGCAGAAGGAAACCGAAGAATGGCAGCAACTCAAGAGGTCATTATTTAAGCCCCTTTCAATAGGTATAGGTGCTGCGATTGTCGGTGGGGGTGTTATCGCATTTTGTGGTTACTTATACCTTCGCGGATAG
- the LOC124175354 gene encoding tyrosine-protein phosphatase non-receptor type 2 isoform X3, producing the protein MTSETSGTSNVETEYLEINSKEAWPVLYQHTRSNNLLPTSVQQSSLSDWSHIRNECGNYAYTCNESKKPQNRIFNRYRDVAPYDHSRIILKKGPCDYINANLVRMDRAHRQYILTQGPLANTSGHFWLMVWEQNSKAVLMLNKVIEKNLVKCHQYWPLEGSSNHIMMFPDVGLKVEYLSKTDASHYTTRILRLTDVESKESREILHFHYTMWPDFGVPQSPTAFLQFLADVRQSGALDQNVGPPVIHCSAGIGRSGTFCLVDSCLVLIEENGLNSVNVRDVLLEMRRYRMGLIQTPDQLRFSYEAIIEGAKQLPSNNNINTNEVRNNSYNPVEAICNSLIEEVEEDDEEDEEDDTPPQPPPRGESLMKSEWIPSPTSDNADISSPPDKPLPCEPPSYTEPSTSPPPANPALVANNLHDQNSDNVALPGELHNDGENSFKASSPPSSPDTKNELRQRNLAKKEKLAAQVREMKRRQKETEEWQQLKRSLFKPLSIGIGAAIVGGGVIAFCGYLYLRG; encoded by the exons ATGACCAGTGAAACGAGTGGGACGAGCAACGTAGAGACGGAATATCTGGAGATCAACTCGAAAGAGGCCTGGCCAGTTCTCTATCAG CACACACGTAGCAACAATCTCCTACCTACATCCGTACAACAAAGCTCCTTGTCTGACTGGTCG CATATTCGCAACGAATGCGGGAACTATGCCTACACCTGTAACGAGTCGAAGAAACCACAAAACAGAATATTCAACCGATACAGAGATGTCGCGCCTTATGACCATAGTAGGATTATTCTCAAAAAAGGTCCTTGCGACTACATCAATGCTAACCTCGTGCGG ATGGATCGTGCGCATAGGCAATACATTCTGACCCAAGGTCCCTTGGCCAACACGTCAGGACACTTCTGGCTAATGGTATGGGAACAAAATTCAAAGGCTGTACTCATGCTAAACAAGGTTATTGAGAAGAATCTAGTTAAATGTCATCAGTATTGGCCTTTGGAAGGATCTTCTAACCACATAATGATGTTCCCAGACGTTGGACTTAAAGTAGAATATCTTAGCAAAACTGACGCGTCGCATTACACGACCAGAATATTGAG ACTGACAGATGTGGAATCAAAGGAAAGTAGAGAAATTTTGCATTTCCACTATACAATGTGGCCAGATTTTGGCGTTCCTCAAAGCCCTACGGCCTTTTTACAATTCCTTGCTGACGTCAGGCAGTCTGGTGCTCTGGACCAAAACGTTGGCCCCCCTGTGATTCATTGCTCTGCAGGGATTGGGAGGTCCGGAACATTCTGTTTGGTTGACTCTTGCTTGGTATTG ATAGAAGAAAATGGTCTGAACTCTGTCAACGTTCGAGATGTTCTGCTAGAGATGAGACGGTATAGAATGGGCCTTATCCAAACCCCAGATCAATTGCGCTTCTCTTACGAGGCGATAATAGAAGGAGCTAAGCAGCTGCCGTCCAACAAC AATATCAACACTAATGAGGTACGAAATAACTCATATAACCCAGTGGAGGCAATCTGTAATTCTCTAATCGAAGAGGTGGAAGAGGACGATGAGGAAGATGAGGAAGACGATACGCCTCCACAGCCTCCACCGAGAGGAGAGTCACTGATGAAGTCGGAATGGATACCCAGTCCGACTAGTGACAATG CAGATATCAGCAGCCCACCAGACAAACCGCTGCCGTGCGAACCTCCGAGCTACACAGAGCCCAGCACGAGCCCTCCACCAGCAAACCCTGCTCTTGTCGCAAACAATTTGCACGATCAGAATAGCGACAACGTCGCTCTACCAGGGGAACTACATAATGATGGAGAAAATTCCTTTAAAGCCTCCAGCCCACCATCCAGTCCAGATac AAAGAACGAGTTGCGGCAGCGTAATTTGGCAAAGAAGGAGAAATTGGCCGCTCAGGTACGAGAGATGAAGCGACGGCAGAAGGAAACCGAAGAATGGCAGCAACTCAAGAGGTCATTATTTAAGCCCCTTTCAATAGGTATAGGTGCTGCGATTGTCGGTGGGGGTGTTATCGCATTTTGTGGTTACTTATACCTTCGCGGATAG
- the LOC124175354 gene encoding tyrosine-protein phosphatase non-receptor type 2 isoform X5, whose protein sequence is MTSETSGTSNVETEYLEINSKEAWPVLYQHIRNECGNYAYTCNESKKPQNRIFNRYRDVAPYDHSRIILKKGPCDYINANLVRMDRAHRQYILTQGPLANTSGHFWLMVWEQNSKAVLMLNKVIEKNLVKCHQYWPLEGSSNHIMMFPDVGLKVEYLSKTDASHYTTRILRLTDVESKESREILHFHYTMWPDFGVPQSPTAFLQFLADVRQSGALDQNVGPPVIHCSAGIGRSGTFCLVDSCLVLIEENGLNSVNVRDVLLEMRRYRMGLIQTPDQLRFSYEAIIEGAKQLPSNNVNINTNEVRNNSYNPVEAICNSLIEEVEEDDEEDEEDDTPPQPPPRGESLMKSEWIPSPTSDNADISSPPDKPLPCEPPSYTEPSTSPPPANPALVANNLHDQNSDNVALPGELHNDGENSFKASSPPSSPDTKNELRQRNLAKKEKLAAQVREMKRRQKETEEWQQLKRSLFKPLSIGIGAAIVGGGVIAFCGYLYLRG, encoded by the exons ATGACCAGTGAAACGAGTGGGACGAGCAACGTAGAGACGGAATATCTGGAGATCAACTCGAAAGAGGCCTGGCCAGTTCTCTATCAG CATATTCGCAACGAATGCGGGAACTATGCCTACACCTGTAACGAGTCGAAGAAACCACAAAACAGAATATTCAACCGATACAGAGATGTCGCGCCTTATGACCATAGTAGGATTATTCTCAAAAAAGGTCCTTGCGACTACATCAATGCTAACCTCGTGCGG ATGGATCGTGCGCATAGGCAATACATTCTGACCCAAGGTCCCTTGGCCAACACGTCAGGACACTTCTGGCTAATGGTATGGGAACAAAATTCAAAGGCTGTACTCATGCTAAACAAGGTTATTGAGAAGAATCTAGTTAAATGTCATCAGTATTGGCCTTTGGAAGGATCTTCTAACCACATAATGATGTTCCCAGACGTTGGACTTAAAGTAGAATATCTTAGCAAAACTGACGCGTCGCATTACACGACCAGAATATTGAG ACTGACAGATGTGGAATCAAAGGAAAGTAGAGAAATTTTGCATTTCCACTATACAATGTGGCCAGATTTTGGCGTTCCTCAAAGCCCTACGGCCTTTTTACAATTCCTTGCTGACGTCAGGCAGTCTGGTGCTCTGGACCAAAACGTTGGCCCCCCTGTGATTCATTGCTCTGCAGGGATTGGGAGGTCCGGAACATTCTGTTTGGTTGACTCTTGCTTGGTATTG ATAGAAGAAAATGGTCTGAACTCTGTCAACGTTCGAGATGTTCTGCTAGAGATGAGACGGTATAGAATGGGCCTTATCCAAACCCCAGATCAATTGCGCTTCTCTTACGAGGCGATAATAGAAGGAGCTAAGCAGCTGCCGTCCAACAACGTG AATATCAACACTAATGAGGTACGAAATAACTCATATAACCCAGTGGAGGCAATCTGTAATTCTCTAATCGAAGAGGTGGAAGAGGACGATGAGGAAGATGAGGAAGACGATACGCCTCCACAGCCTCCACCGAGAGGAGAGTCACTGATGAAGTCGGAATGGATACCCAGTCCGACTAGTGACAATG CAGATATCAGCAGCCCACCAGACAAACCGCTGCCGTGCGAACCTCCGAGCTACACAGAGCCCAGCACGAGCCCTCCACCAGCAAACCCTGCTCTTGTCGCAAACAATTTGCACGATCAGAATAGCGACAACGTCGCTCTACCAGGGGAACTACATAATGATGGAGAAAATTCCTTTAAAGCCTCCAGCCCACCATCCAGTCCAGATac AAAGAACGAGTTGCGGCAGCGTAATTTGGCAAAGAAGGAGAAATTGGCCGCTCAGGTACGAGAGATGAAGCGACGGCAGAAGGAAACCGAAGAATGGCAGCAACTCAAGAGGTCATTATTTAAGCCCCTTTCAATAGGTATAGGTGCTGCGATTGTCGGTGGGGGTGTTATCGCATTTTGTGGTTACTTATACCTTCGCGGATAG